The Rhodobacteraceae bacterium LMO-JJ12 genome contains the following window.
GTGCTATGCCTGATCATCGTGGGGCTTCTGGTGCGCACCACCAAGGCGGCTATTGATGGCAAGATCTGCATTTCCGAATAATGCCGTAAGCGCGCGCGACGCGGGGTCTGTAAGTCGATTTGATGTGAATTTCGCCAGCGAAGGCTTGACGCGGGTGCCTCTCCGTTTGCACACTAACGAATAACGCAAAGGAGGATTTGCAGATGGCAAAACTGGTGATCCGCAATATCGGGATGATTCTGTCGGGGAAGATGGAAGCGCCGATTCTCGATGGTGATTGTGTGGTGGCCGTGGATGGCAAAATTACCGCCATCGGCTATGAGAAAGACATTGATTGCGAAGGCGCCGACACCGAGGTTGATGCCCATGGCGTGACCATTGCACCGGGGCTGATCGACAGTCATGTGCATCCGGTGGTGGGGGATTACACGCCGCGCCAGCAACAGGTTAACTGGATCGATTCGACGCTGCATGGCGGTGTCACCACGCTGATCTCGGCCGGCGAGGTGCATATGCCGGGGCGCCCCAAGGATATCGTGGGCCTCAAGGCGATGGCGATCGCGGCGCAGCGCTGGTACGAGAATTTCCGCCCCTCGGGTATGAAGGTGATGGCCGGTGCGCCCGTGCTTGAAGAAGGCATGGTCGAGGATGATTTCAAAGACATGGCCGCCGCAGGCGTGACGCTTCTGGGCGAGGTCGGACTTGGCACGGTCAAGGATGGCAAGACCGCGAAACAGATGGTTGATTGGGCGCGCAAATACGGCATTCAGAGCACGATTCACACGGGTGGGCCGAGCATACCCGGCTCGGGGCTGATTGATGCGGATATGGTGCTGGAAACCGGCACGGATGTGATCGGCCATATCAATGGCGGGCATTCGGCGCTGCCTGACGATCAGATCATGTGCCTGTGCGAAAGCTGCACCGCGGGTCTTGAGATCGTGCATAACGGCAACGAACGCGCTGCCTTGCTGACGCTGAACACAGCGCGCGAGCTGAAACAGATGGATCGGATTATCCTGGGCACCGATGGCCCGGCGGGCTCTGGTGTGCAACCCTTGGGGATCTTGCGGATGGTGGCCATGCTCTCATCGCTGGGTGACGTTCCGGCCGAGGTGGCGTTCTGCTTTGCCAATGGCAACACGGCGCGCCAGCGCGAACTCGATCAGGGGTTGATGGAAGTGGGGCGCGCCGCCGATTTTGTGCTGATGGACCAGGCCCAGCATGCGCCGGGCAAGAATATGCTCGAATCGGTGCAACTGGGTAATCTGCCGGGCGTGGGGATGACCGTGATTGATGGTGCGGTGCGAAGCTTGCGCAGTCGTAACACCCCGCCCGCCACGCGCCTGCCGGAGATCACCAAAGGGCGTCTGACTGCCTGACGATGCGCTTCATCTTGCCCAAAATATCCACCGCGCAACGCTGCCACAGGTGCGCGGCTTGCAATTTGGGCAGACCAGTGGACTTTGACTGGGGCCGAGCGGAGCGAGGCCCCCCGCGACGCCGTTAGGCGGCGCAACCCCTCGGGTGCGCCCGTTTTAGCGAATGTACCGCGCCGGGGAATAGGGCGTCATGTCGAGATTGGGGCGGTGCCCCGAAATCATCTGCGCAAGCATCCGACCGGTTTTGGGACCGCCGGTCAAACCAACATGATGATGTCCGAAACCGACCCAGGCGCCCTTGAGTCCTGGCACTTCGCCGATGGCGGGGATCGAATCGGCGGGGGCGGGTCGGTGACCCATCCATTCGGTTTCTTGTGCCCAGCTCAGATTGGGTAACACCCGCGCGAGATGGCGGCGCAACATCGCCGTGGGCGCTTTGGAGGCAGGGGCGTCAAGACCGCCAAGCTCGACCACGCCGGCAAGGCGCAGGCGGCCTTCCATCGGGGTCATCACGAATTTACCCGCCGCCACCATGACCGGAGAGCGCGGCATCGCCGAGGGCTGCCAAAGCTCGACATGATAGCCCCGCTCGGTTTCCAGCGGCACATTGAGGCCAAGCTTGGCGCCGAGTGCCTTTGACCACGCGCCGGTGGCCAGCACGACACCGTCGCAGGGGATCGTCTCGCCACCTCCGCGCACGCCGGTGATGCGTCCGTTGGCTTGGGCGAAATCGGTGACGGTGGCCTTGATCATCTTTGCGCCATTGGCCAGCGCATGCGCGGCGAGGGCTTTGACATAGGCGCCCGGGTCGCTGATCCGCCCGTGATCGCCGAGACGCGCGGCAAA
Protein-coding sequences here:
- a CDS encoding amidohydrolase family protein; protein product: MAKLVIRNIGMILSGKMEAPILDGDCVVAVDGKITAIGYEKDIDCEGADTEVDAHGVTIAPGLIDSHVHPVVGDYTPRQQQVNWIDSTLHGGVTTLISAGEVHMPGRPKDIVGLKAMAIAAQRWYENFRPSGMKVMAGAPVLEEGMVEDDFKDMAAAGVTLLGEVGLGTVKDGKTAKQMVDWARKYGIQSTIHTGGPSIPGSGLIDADMVLETGTDVIGHINGGHSALPDDQIMCLCESCTAGLEIVHNGNERAALLTLNTARELKQMDRIILGTDGPAGSGVQPLGILRMVAMLSSLGDVPAEVAFCFANGNTARQRELDQGLMEVGRAADFVLMDQAQHAPGKNMLESVQLGNLPGVGMTVIDGAVRSLRSRNTPPATRLPEITKGRLTA
- a CDS encoding FAD-dependent oxidoreductase; this translates as MFEKPRYPRHVEHATKGARVLQDQPKTIAIIGAGIVGVSTAIWLQRAGHKVLLIERETQAGEAASYGNAGLLASCAVVPVTEPGLMLKAPGMLLGRDQPLFMKWGYLPRLMPWLAKFLSHATAAEARRIAAALKGVIGDSLNDHLALAESTGAERWIVPSDYLFLYRDRADFAHDAFSWQVRRELGFEWDELERDALARYDPIFSDKVGFAARLGDHGRISDPGAYVKALAAHALANGAKMIKATVTDFAQANGRITGVRGGGETIPCDGVVLATGAWSKALGAKLGLNVPLETERGYHVELWQPSAMPRSPVMVAAGKFVMTPMEGRLRLAGVVELGGLDAPASKAPTAMLRRHLARVLPNLSWAQETEWMGHRPAPADSIPAIGEVPGLKGAWVGFGHHHVGLTGGPKTGRMLAQMISGHRPNLDMTPYSPARYIR